In Archangium violaceum, the following are encoded in one genomic region:
- a CDS encoding SDR family oxidoreductase, translated as MSGIQGKVVAITGASSGIGEATARLLARRGAHVVLGARRTDRLETLTKAIVAEGGSARYRQLDVTRREDMDAFVGFARDTFDRVDVLINNAGVMPLSMLEALKVDEWNRMIDVNIRGVLHGIAAGLPLMKKQGGGQFINLSSIGGHSVVPTAAVYCATKFAVMAISEGLRQEAGDNIRVTVISPGVTESELAESISDPAAREGMKAFRRIAIPADAVAKAILFSIEQPADVDVSEIIVRPTASKH; from the coding sequence ATGTCTGGAATTCAAGGGAAGGTCGTTGCCATCACCGGGGCGAGCAGCGGTATTGGCGAGGCGACTGCTCGGCTGCTGGCCAGACGCGGCGCTCATGTGGTGCTGGGCGCCAGGCGCACCGACAGGCTCGAGACGCTCACCAAGGCCATCGTCGCCGAGGGCGGCTCGGCCCGGTACCGGCAGCTCGATGTGACCCGCCGAGAGGACATGGACGCGTTCGTCGGCTTCGCGCGTGACACGTTCGACCGCGTGGATGTGCTCATCAACAACGCGGGGGTCATGCCGCTGTCCATGCTGGAGGCCTTGAAGGTCGACGAATGGAACCGGATGATCGACGTGAACATCCGGGGCGTCCTGCATGGCATCGCCGCCGGTCTGCCGCTGATGAAGAAGCAGGGGGGCGGACAGTTCATCAACCTCTCGTCCATCGGAGGCCACTCGGTCGTTCCCACGGCGGCGGTGTACTGCGCGACCAAGTTCGCCGTCATGGCCATCTCCGAGGGGCTTCGTCAGGAGGCGGGTGACAACATCCGGGTGACGGTGATCTCCCCGGGGGTCACCGAGTCGGAGCTCGCCGAGAGCATCTCGGATCCCGCGGCGCGGGAGGGCATGAAGGCGTTCCGCCGGATCGCGATTCCGGCCGACGCCGTGGCCAAGGCCATCCTGTTCTCGATCGAGCAGCCCGCGGACGTCGACGTCAGCGAGATCATCGTGCGGCCGACCGCCAGCAAGCACTGA
- a CDS encoding NPCBM/NEW2 domain-containing protein: protein MKNRHSLRLPLLCAWNLLVAAVTGCSPDTVPDAEDIASPVDVSTTREALVQVDLRTYGAVCDGLRDERAAFQKAFTALSTAGGGTLLIPPGDCRVLTTAGVPWLNIPSNVTLRGVAGASRISMDADTTSNEAYRSLFSIGGKNVTLEDLELVRTATCSAMLIRLPPTSNFTMRRVTVDGGLTDGSIVAHGLIFLPGAADAIHSNLRLEQSTIRNTTYGWFQPGAYKTRVSGIVVTQSTFQGNFADDLEFNSPEGVMTDIEVSHSTFRDNRSTVNHAGFGIGLANVQRANLLNNTFEGYRFEPIHIEDRSREITVAGNTFARSYTESTSWSSHVFIINDSHDITVRGNVFDMGANTHPIHAIFAGHGGSGINPSNILIEQNTFVPGTYGKKLFAMGVDGVVMRDNRVYVSDLPWVSQKNGVGPAQRDRSNGEQGSTDGRTLTLAGVTYAKGVGVHAASELVIDLVGGGYSRFKSDIGVDDETASAGSVVFSVYADGELLFTSGTMKGASATRSVDVSVEGRQQLRLVVGDAGDGGFCDHADWADARLE from the coding sequence ATGAAAAACAGACATTCCCTCCGACTCCCTCTGCTGTGCGCCTGGAACCTGCTCGTCGCCGCCGTCACTGGCTGTTCGCCGGACACCGTCCCGGATGCGGAGGACATCGCGAGCCCCGTCGATGTCTCGACCACCCGGGAGGCGCTGGTCCAGGTGGATCTGCGGACGTACGGTGCCGTTTGCGACGGTCTCCGCGACGAGCGCGCGGCCTTCCAGAAGGCCTTCACGGCGCTCTCGACCGCGGGGGGCGGGACGCTGCTGATTCCCCCGGGCGACTGCCGGGTGCTGACGACGGCCGGGGTGCCGTGGCTGAACATCCCCTCGAACGTGACGTTGCGCGGTGTCGCGGGGGCCTCGCGGATCTCCATGGACGCCGACACCACGAGCAACGAGGCGTATCGCTCGCTCTTCAGCATCGGCGGGAAGAACGTCACGCTCGAGGACCTGGAACTGGTCCGGACGGCGACGTGCAGCGCCATGCTCATCCGCCTGCCCCCCACGAGCAACTTCACGATGCGGCGGGTGACCGTCGATGGCGGGCTCACCGACGGATCGATCGTGGCGCACGGCCTGATCTTCCTGCCGGGCGCCGCGGACGCGATTCACAGCAACCTCCGCCTCGAGCAGAGCACCATCCGCAACACGACCTATGGCTGGTTCCAGCCCGGTGCTTACAAGACCCGTGTCTCTGGCATCGTCGTCACCCAGAGCACGTTCCAGGGCAACTTCGCCGACGATCTCGAGTTCAACTCGCCCGAAGGCGTGATGACCGACATCGAGGTCTCCCACAGCACCTTCCGGGACAACCGGAGCACCGTGAACCACGCGGGCTTTGGTATCGGGCTCGCGAACGTGCAGCGCGCGAATCTCCTGAACAACACGTTCGAGGGGTACCGCTTCGAGCCAATCCATATCGAGGACAGGAGCCGTGAGATCACCGTGGCTGGCAACACGTTCGCGCGCAGCTACACGGAATCGACCTCGTGGAGCAGCCATGTCTTCATCATCAACGACTCACACGACATCACCGTTCGTGGCAATGTCTTCGACATGGGCGCCAACACCCATCCAATCCATGCCATCTTCGCGGGGCACGGCGGCAGCGGCATCAACCCGAGCAACATCCTGATCGAACAGAACACGTTCGTACCCGGTACGTATGGGAAGAAGCTCTTCGCCATGGGCGTGGATGGCGTCGTGATGCGAGACAACCGGGTGTATGTGAGCGACCTGCCTTGGGTGTCGCAGAAGAATGGCGTGGGCCCCGCTCAGCGGGACCGGAGCAACGGCGAGCAGGGCTCGACGGACGGACGCACCCTCACTCTGGCGGGGGTGACGTACGCCAAGGGCGTGGGCGTCCACGCCGCCTCGGAGCTCGTCATCGACCTGGTGGGGGGCGGGTACTCCCGCTTCAAGTCCGACATCGGCGTGGATGACGAGACGGCCAGCGCGGGCTCCGTGGTCTTCTCCGTCTACGCGGACGGAGAGCTGCTGTTCACGAGCGGCACGATGAAGGGGGCGAGCGCGACGCGGTCCGTGGACGTGAGCGTCGAGGGCAGGCAGCAGCTCCGGCTGGTCGTGGGCGACGCGGGGGATGGCGGCTTCTGTGACCATGCGGACTGGGCGGACGCTCGCCTGGAGTGA
- a CDS encoding DUF1993 domain-containing protein: protein MNFYHFTVPQLIRTLGQVHQWLDKAQKYAEQKKFDVNVLLTARLAPDQFHFTRQVQVITDNAKGTVARLAGVQAPAFEDTEKTVDELRARIDKTIAFLKTLTPEQFQGAAERTITLPFLPGQGIKGSDYLVAFALPNFYFHAATAYSILRHNGVDVGKGDFLGELPFFALPSGT, encoded by the coding sequence ATGAACTTCTATCACTTCACCGTTCCTCAACTCATCCGGACCCTGGGCCAGGTGCACCAGTGGCTCGACAAGGCGCAGAAGTACGCCGAGCAGAAGAAGTTCGACGTCAACGTGCTGCTGACCGCGCGCCTGGCGCCCGACCAGTTCCACTTCACGCGGCAGGTCCAGGTCATCACCGACAACGCCAAGGGCACCGTCGCGCGCCTCGCGGGCGTCCAGGCCCCGGCCTTCGAGGACACCGAGAAGACGGTCGACGAGCTGCGGGCGCGCATCGACAAGACGATCGCCTTCCTGAAGACGCTCACGCCGGAGCAGTTCCAGGGCGCCGCCGAGCGGACCATCACCCTGCCCTTCCTGCCGGGCCAGGGCATCAAGGGGAGCGATTACCTGGTCGCCTTCGCCCTGCCGAACTTCTACTTCCACGCCGCGACCGCCTACTCCATCCTGCGCCACAACGGCGTCGACGTGGGCAAGGGGGACTTCCTCGGCGAGCTGCCGTTCTTCGCGCTCCCCTCGGGCACCTGA
- a CDS encoding AraC family transcriptional regulator — protein sequence MATTPQLLAELAASIERFAPRDGVHPTAIERLSLIRASRPGEEPLHAVHQPAVCVIAQGSKRVMLGEEVYLYDASRYLVASVDLPITAQVVQATPRAPYLCFRLDIDPAELADLVLQAGRPASPQRSSSRGMFLGQISPVLLEAVLRLVRLLQTPEDIPALAPLAVREILYRLLKSEHGWHLHQIATTDSQAQRVSRVISWLKEHFAEPLRIEDVARQVHMSTSSLHHHFKAVTAMSPLQYQKRLRLQEARRLLLSEDVDAATAGFRVGYESPSQFSREYSRMFGAPPARDLRRLREHLGVSLAS from the coding sequence ATGGCAACGACCCCGCAGCTTCTGGCCGAGCTGGCCGCGTCGATCGAACGATTCGCTCCTCGGGATGGAGTGCACCCGACGGCGATCGAGCGCCTGTCCCTCATTCGCGCTTCGCGGCCCGGTGAGGAGCCGCTCCATGCCGTTCACCAACCCGCGGTGTGCGTCATCGCCCAGGGCAGCAAGCGGGTGATGCTAGGCGAGGAGGTGTACCTGTATGACGCCTCCCGCTACCTCGTGGCCTCGGTGGACCTTCCCATCACGGCCCAGGTGGTGCAAGCCACGCCCCGGGCTCCCTATCTCTGCTTTCGTCTCGACATCGACCCGGCCGAGCTCGCCGACCTGGTCCTCCAGGCGGGCCGGCCCGCTTCACCCCAGCGGAGCTCCTCCCGGGGCATGTTCCTCGGGCAGATCTCCCCGGTGCTGCTGGAGGCGGTGCTGCGGCTGGTGCGCTTGCTGCAAACGCCCGAGGACATCCCCGCGCTCGCGCCGCTCGCCGTGCGAGAGATCCTCTACCGCCTGCTCAAGAGCGAACACGGCTGGCACCTGCACCAGATCGCCACGACCGACAGCCAGGCGCAGCGCGTCTCCAGGGTCATCAGCTGGCTCAAGGAGCACTTCGCCGAGCCGCTGCGGATCGAAGACGTGGCGCGTCAGGTGCACATGAGCACGTCCTCGCTGCATCACCACTTCAAGGCCGTCACGGCGATGAGCCCGCTGCAGTATCAGAAGCGGTTGCGGCTCCAGGAGGCCCGCCGCCTCCTGCTCAGCGAGGACGTGGACGCGGCGACCGCGGGTTTCCGCGTGGGCTATGAGAGCCCTTCGCAGTTCAGTCGCGAGTACAGCCGCATGTTCGGGGCGCCGCCCGCGCGAGACCTGCGGCGACTGAGGGAGCATCTGGGGGTGTCGCTCGCTTCATGA
- a CDS encoding MBL fold metallo-hydrolase: MKIRTRLLRTLAVAALTATTSGGLLPPAAQAAAPQVRTQAPGFYRMMLGDFEVTALSDGTVALPVDKLLTNTRPGQVEKLLAAAYVNQPVETSVNAYLINTGSRLVLVDTGAGNLFGPDVGNHLLENLRAAGYQPEQVDMVLITHIHIDHSGGLMAGDKRAFPNAVVRVDKHDADYWLSTANLEKAPADKKSHFQQAMASLNPYVEAGKLQTFDGDTELEPGIRAIASRGHTPGHSFYAVESKGQKLVLWGDMMHVAAVQFPEPSVTIQFDVDSKAAAAQRKKAYADAAKQGYWVGIAHVSFPGIGHVRAEGKGYEWVPANYSLVR; encoded by the coding sequence ATGAAGATTCGCACCCGCCTCTTGCGCACCCTCGCCGTCGCGGCCCTCACGGCCACCACCAGCGGGGGGCTCCTGCCTCCCGCCGCACAGGCCGCCGCTCCGCAGGTCAGAACCCAGGCCCCGGGCTTCTACCGCATGATGCTGGGCGACTTCGAAGTCACGGCGCTGTCCGATGGCACCGTCGCGCTTCCCGTGGACAAACTGTTGACCAACACCCGGCCCGGTCAGGTCGAGAAGCTGCTGGCCGCCGCGTACGTCAACCAGCCCGTCGAGACCTCGGTCAATGCCTATCTGATCAACACCGGCTCCCGGCTGGTGCTGGTGGATACGGGCGCCGGTAACCTGTTCGGCCCGGACGTTGGCAATCACTTGCTCGAAAACCTGCGGGCGGCGGGCTACCAGCCGGAGCAGGTCGACATGGTACTCATCACCCACATCCACATCGACCACTCGGGCGGGCTGATGGCGGGTGACAAGCGGGCCTTCCCCAACGCCGTCGTGCGCGTGGACAAACACGATGCCGACTACTGGCTCAGCACCGCCAACCTGGAGAAGGCTCCGGCCGACAAGAAGAGCCATTTCCAGCAGGCAATGGCCTCGCTCAACCCGTATGTCGAAGCGGGCAAGCTCCAGACCTTCGATGGCGACACCGAGCTGGAGCCCGGCATCCGGGCCATCGCGTCCCGGGGCCATACTCCCGGACACAGCTTCTACGCCGTGGAGAGCAAGGGGCAGAAGCTCGTGCTGTGGGGTGACATGATGCATGTCGCCGCGGTGCAGTTCCCCGAGCCGTCGGTGACCATCCAGTTCGACGTCGACTCCAAGGCGGCGGCGGCCCAACGCAAGAAGGCCTACGCCGATGCCGCGAAGCAAGGCTATTGGGTGGGCATCGCCCACGTCTCGTTCCCGGGCATCGGCCACGTGCGCGCCGAGGGCAAGGGTTATGAGTGGGTCCCCGCCAACTACAGCCTGGTCCGGTGA
- a CDS encoding ROK family protein gives MPREASPRPSPRKKTPRETAASGLRTLAIDIGGSGLKALVLGPDGSPLTERQRVVTPKPATPKAVMGALTKLIKPLGAFDRVSVGFPGVVEEGVTKTAPNLHTDWQGFDLAQALSKATGRPTRVLNDAGVQGFGVIEGRGVEMVLTLGTGMGCALYVDGKYVPNLELAHHPFRHGKTYEEYVGDAALKRVGAKKWNKHVQRVLEQIQPIWNPRRIYLGGGNAKLIDFPLPKNVTVTENIAGLLGGFALWKDEPRPQ, from the coding sequence ATGCCCCGCGAAGCTTCTCCTCGCCCGAGCCCGCGCAAGAAGACGCCCCGAGAGACCGCCGCGTCCGGTCTCCGAACGTTGGCCATCGACATCGGAGGGTCGGGCCTCAAGGCGCTCGTCCTCGGTCCGGATGGAAGTCCGCTCACCGAGCGCCAGCGGGTGGTGACCCCCAAGCCCGCTACGCCCAAGGCGGTGATGGGGGCATTGACGAAGTTGATCAAGCCCCTCGGCGCGTTCGACCGCGTGTCGGTGGGATTCCCGGGCGTGGTGGAGGAGGGCGTGACGAAGACGGCTCCCAACCTCCACACGGACTGGCAGGGCTTCGACCTCGCCCAGGCCCTGAGCAAGGCAACGGGCCGCCCGACCCGTGTGCTCAACGACGCCGGCGTGCAGGGGTTCGGCGTCATCGAGGGACGCGGCGTGGAGATGGTCCTCACCCTCGGCACCGGCATGGGCTGCGCGCTGTACGTCGATGGCAAGTACGTGCCCAATCTGGAGCTCGCCCACCACCCGTTCCGACACGGGAAGACCTATGAGGAGTACGTGGGCGACGCCGCGCTGAAGCGGGTCGGCGCGAAGAAATGGAACAAGCACGTGCAGCGGGTGCTGGAGCAGATCCAACCCATCTGGAATCCGCGGCGCATCTACCTGGGCGGCGGCAACGCCAAGCTCATCGACTTCCCGCTGCCGAAGAACGTGACGGTCACCGAGAACATCGCCGGGTTGCTCGGCGGGTTCGCGCTCTGGAAGGACGAGCCGCGGCCCCAGTAG
- a CDS encoding ligase-associated DNA damage response exonuclease: MNVSPSLDRPPLVTVTPDGLFCPPGGFHIDPWRPVARALITHAHGDHARGGSQRYLGALPSLGLLRKRLGADSDISTLDYGERLSLGEVTVSFHPAGHVLGSAQIRIEHRGEVWVVSGDYKRDPDPTCAPFEPVRCDTFITEATFGLPIYRWDDTRLVAEEVLRWWDGNREAGRASVLFCYALGKAQRLLAELARLTDREALVHGATHALVECYREAGVRMLPTRPVSELEKGTSYAGALILAPPSAAGSTWMRRFGEHETGFASGWMRVRGNRRRRGYDRGFVLSDHADWPGLLRTAKETGASRVLVTHGSSDTLARYLREHEGLDAAPLSTPFEGETED, encoded by the coding sequence ATGAACGTCTCCCCCTCCCTCGACAGGCCGCCACTCGTGACGGTGACTCCCGATGGGCTGTTCTGCCCACCGGGAGGTTTCCACATCGACCCCTGGCGGCCCGTGGCTCGCGCCCTCATCACCCATGCCCATGGGGACCACGCCCGGGGCGGCAGCCAGCGCTACCTCGGCGCGCTCCCCTCCCTGGGTCTGCTGCGCAAGCGGCTCGGCGCGGACTCGGACATCTCCACGCTCGACTACGGCGAGCGGCTGTCCCTCGGCGAGGTGACGGTCAGCTTCCATCCCGCCGGCCACGTGCTGGGCAGCGCGCAGATCCGCATCGAGCACCGCGGAGAGGTCTGGGTGGTCTCCGGCGACTACAAGCGTGACCCGGACCCGACGTGCGCTCCCTTCGAGCCCGTCCGCTGCGACACCTTCATCACCGAGGCCACCTTCGGCTTGCCCATCTACCGCTGGGACGACACCCGGCTCGTCGCCGAGGAGGTCCTGCGCTGGTGGGACGGCAACCGCGAGGCCGGCCGCGCCTCGGTGCTCTTCTGCTACGCCCTGGGCAAGGCGCAGCGGCTCCTCGCTGAATTGGCTCGTCTCACGGACCGCGAGGCGCTGGTCCACGGCGCCACTCACGCGCTGGTGGAGTGCTACCGCGAGGCCGGCGTGCGCATGCTCCCCACCCGCCCCGTCTCCGAGCTGGAGAAGGGCACCTCCTACGCCGGTGCCCTCATCCTCGCCCCGCCCAGCGCCGCCGGCTCCACCTGGATGCGCCGCTTCGGCGAGCACGAGACGGGCTTCGCCTCGGGATGGATGCGCGTGCGCGGCAACCGGCGCCGCCGGGGTTATGACCGCGGTTTCGTCCTCTCCGACCACGCGGATTGGCCGGGTCTGTTGCGCACCGCGAAGGAGACGGGCGCCTCTCGTGTCCTCGTCACCCATGGCTCCAGCGACACCCTCGCGCGCTACCTGCGTGAACACGAGGGCCTCGACGCGGCCCCCCTCTCCACCCCCTTCGAGGGCGAGACGGAGGACTGA
- the gloA2 gene encoding SMU1112c/YaeR family gloxylase I-like metalloprotein yields MSPPLFQALHHVALICSDYERSKHFYSEVLGFRIIHEVYRADRASHKLDLEISPTQHLELFSFPSPPARPTRPEACGLRHLAFAVQDIEKTLAELRARGVESEEVRVDPVTGQRFTFFRDPDDLPIELYEQDIR; encoded by the coding sequence ATGTCTCCTCCCCTGTTCCAAGCCTTGCATCATGTCGCCCTCATCTGCTCGGACTACGAGCGGTCGAAGCATTTCTATTCGGAGGTCCTCGGCTTCCGGATCATCCACGAGGTCTATCGGGCCGACCGCGCCTCCCATAAGCTCGACCTGGAGATCAGCCCGACGCAGCACCTCGAGCTGTTCTCGTTCCCGTCGCCGCCCGCGCGCCCGACACGTCCGGAGGCCTGCGGCCTGCGCCATCTCGCCTTCGCCGTTCAGGACATCGAGAAGACACTCGCGGAGCTGCGTGCGCGTGGCGTCGAGAGCGAAGAAGTCCGGGTGGATCCGGTGACCGGCCAACGCTTCACCTTCTTCCGGGATCCCGACGACCTGCCGATCGAGCTCTACGAGCAGGACATCCGTTGA
- a CDS encoding ATP-dependent DNA ligase has protein sequence MRRLADLYDTLDATTSTNAKVDALVAYFRDTPPEDAAWGLFFLTGRRLKRLVPPKALREWVRELTSTPEWLFDETYAVVGDLAEVIALLLDQTERPQSTEELPLSRWLEERLLPLAGLSLPEQRERVTGWWHVLPRRELFLFNKMLTGELRVGVSDTLVVRALAQHAGLPPAAVSHRLMGTWAPSRSFFEQLIAPDVSDGDRSRPYPFYLASPLEQPVELLGDRLGWLVEWKWDGIRGQLIRRQGGVFLWSRGEELITERFPEIADAASSLPDGTVLDGEVLAYADGQPLPFSLLQRRIGRQKLTSKVLAEAPAAFMAYDLLEQDGQDLRALPLRERRARLEALLRDRPLFPVSPVIDSPSWEALANVRQESRSRNVEGFMLKRLESPYQHGRKRGDWWKWKIDPFTVDAILLYAHPGHGRRASLYTDYTFAVWNGSELLPIAKAYSGLTDEEIARLDRWIRAHTKEKFGPVRSVDPVQVFELHFEGIAASPRHKSGIALRFPRIARWRSDKAPRDADSLERLKELLHAPA, from the coding sequence GTGCGGCGACTGGCGGACCTCTATGACACCCTCGATGCCACCACCTCCACCAACGCCAAGGTGGATGCACTCGTGGCCTACTTCCGTGACACCCCTCCTGAGGACGCCGCCTGGGGTCTGTTCTTCCTCACCGGCCGCCGCCTCAAGCGGCTCGTCCCCCCCAAGGCCCTCCGCGAGTGGGTCCGCGAGCTGACCTCCACCCCCGAGTGGCTCTTCGACGAGACCTACGCCGTCGTGGGCGACCTCGCCGAGGTCATCGCCCTCCTGCTCGATCAGACCGAGCGCCCTCAGTCCACCGAGGAGCTTCCTCTGTCCCGTTGGTTGGAGGAGCGGCTGTTGCCCCTCGCCGGCCTCTCCCTCCCCGAACAGCGCGAGCGCGTCACCGGCTGGTGGCACGTGCTCCCACGCCGTGAGCTGTTCCTCTTCAACAAGATGCTCACCGGCGAGCTCCGCGTCGGCGTCTCCGACACGCTCGTGGTCCGCGCCCTCGCCCAGCACGCCGGCCTCCCTCCCGCCGCCGTGTCCCACCGCCTCATGGGCACCTGGGCTCCTTCTCGCTCCTTCTTCGAGCAGCTCATCGCCCCCGATGTCTCCGATGGCGACCGCTCCCGACCCTATCCGTTCTACCTCGCCAGCCCCCTCGAACAGCCCGTGGAGCTGCTCGGTGACCGTCTGGGTTGGCTCGTCGAATGGAAGTGGGATGGCATCCGCGGGCAGCTCATCCGCCGCCAGGGCGGTGTCTTTCTGTGGAGCCGCGGCGAGGAGCTCATCACCGAGCGCTTCCCGGAAATCGCCGACGCCGCCTCCAGCCTCCCCGATGGCACCGTCCTCGATGGCGAGGTGCTCGCCTACGCGGATGGGCAACCGCTCCCCTTCAGCCTGCTTCAGCGCCGCATCGGTCGGCAGAAGTTGACCTCCAAGGTGCTCGCCGAGGCCCCCGCCGCCTTCATGGCCTATGACCTGCTCGAGCAGGATGGACAGGACCTCCGCGCGCTTCCTCTTCGCGAGCGCCGCGCTCGCCTGGAGGCCCTGCTCCGCGACCGGCCCCTGTTCCCCGTTTCACCGGTGATTGATTCGCCCTCCTGGGAGGCTCTCGCCAACGTCCGCCAGGAGTCCCGCTCCCGCAACGTCGAGGGCTTCATGCTCAAGCGCCTCGAGTCCCCTTATCAACATGGGCGTAAGCGCGGGGATTGGTGGAAGTGGAAGATCGACCCCTTCACCGTCGATGCCATCCTCCTCTATGCCCACCCCGGCCACGGTCGCAGGGCCTCCCTTTATACGGATTACACGTTCGCCGTCTGGAACGGCTCCGAGTTGTTGCCCATCGCCAAGGCGTACTCCGGCCTCACCGATGAGGAGATCGCCAGGCTCGACAGGTGGATCCGCGCTCATACCAAGGAGAAGTTCGGACCCGTCCGCTCCGTCGACCCCGTTCAGGTGTTTGAATTGCACTTCGAGGGTATTGCCGCTTCTCCACGGCACAAGTCGGGTATTGCCCTGCGGTTTCCTCGCATCGCCCGGTGGCGCTCGGACAAGGCTCCTCGTGACGCGGATTCCCTCGAGCGGTTGAAGGAGTTGCTCCATGCCCCCGCGTAG
- a CDS encoding type II secretion system F family protein has product MRSAQRPVPAREGRDWLATAWARHPLVAMARHRPRLTFFQGLHGMIRAGMALPIAFSDLSRGAARDPFRRAVAQVGEAVAAGSGLAEAMRRQPRWFEPQTVELLGAAEASGTLDTALARIVEQMQEAQRMRWRAVMLCLYPGYLLAAFIFGGSLLDTATSIMASGKADAIVSTFVSHLIHNLLLVASIGLGAFLAPLVLAAPAIEPHWARLRMRVPLLGRVHRELQASHFSLVLGAALGAGLEAGQSLRMALDASGSPLLRSRATLAIHRLRSGASLTDVVEWLDVLDGESLQLVATAERTGDLDSVLALVSREHTEASMRALRTLMFVVIGLLSVFLFVTNIGKVVQLQAGYQNKLGELNDALGE; this is encoded by the coding sequence GTGCGCTCGGCACAGCGCCCCGTTCCGGCCCGTGAGGGGCGTGATTGGCTGGCCACGGCCTGGGCCAGGCATCCACTCGTGGCGATGGCACGGCACCGGCCGCGCCTCACCTTCTTCCAGGGGCTCCACGGGATGATCCGGGCGGGAATGGCCCTGCCCATCGCCTTCTCCGACCTGTCGCGTGGTGCGGCGAGGGATCCATTCCGCCGAGCCGTGGCCCAGGTGGGCGAGGCCGTGGCCGCGGGCTCCGGCCTGGCCGAGGCGATGCGGCGTCAGCCCCGCTGGTTCGAGCCTCAGACGGTGGAGCTGCTGGGGGCGGCGGAGGCCTCGGGGACGCTCGATACGGCCCTGGCGCGCATTGTCGAGCAGATGCAGGAGGCCCAGCGGATGCGCTGGCGTGCCGTCATGCTCTGCCTCTACCCCGGCTACCTGCTGGCCGCGTTCATCTTCGGCGGCTCCCTCCTGGACACCGCGACCAGCATCATGGCCTCCGGGAAGGCGGACGCGATCGTCTCGACGTTCGTCTCCCACCTCATCCACAATCTCCTCCTGGTGGCGTCCATCGGACTGGGGGCCTTCCTGGCGCCGCTCGTGCTGGCGGCCCCGGCCATCGAGCCGCACTGGGCGCGCCTGCGCATGCGTGTGCCCCTGCTGGGCCGCGTGCACCGGGAGCTCCAGGCCAGCCACTTCAGCCTCGTGCTGGGCGCGGCGCTCGGGGCGGGGTTGGAGGCGGGGCAGAGCCTGCGGATGGCGCTCGACGCCTCCGGGAGCCCGTTGCTGCGTTCCCGTGCCACCCTGGCCATCCATCGCCTCCGCTCCGGCGCCAGCCTGACGGACGTGGTGGAGTGGCTCGACGTGCTCGACGGGGAGTCGCTCCAGCTCGTCGCCACCGCCGAGCGGACGGGCGACCTGGATTCGGTGCTCGCCCTGGTGTCCCGGGAGCACACCGAGGCCAGCATGCGCGCGCTGCGGACGCTGATGTTCGTGGTCATCGGGCTGCTGTCGGTGTTCCTCTTCGTCACGAACATCGGCAAGGTCGTCCAACTCCAGGCGGGCTACCAGAACAAGCTGGGCGAGCTGAACGACGCGCTGGGCGAGTGA
- a CDS encoding SDR family oxidoreductase has product MKKVLVLGATSAIAQSTVRLLAARGASLFLVGRNAERLEAVAKDARTRGATRVETEALDLDDLAQHEALVERAATALGGLDGALLAHGILGNQEAAQRSYAEAEKVLRTNFLSAVSLLTPLANRFEAQKAGTLVVISSVAGDRGRQSNYVYGASKGALSVFLQGLRNRLARSGVAVVTVKPGFVDTPMTADIKKNALFATPEKVARGIVRAADSGKDEVYLPGFWGPIMFAIRGIPERIFKRMKL; this is encoded by the coding sequence ATGAAGAAGGTCCTCGTCCTCGGCGCCACGAGCGCCATCGCCCAGTCCACGGTGCGGCTGCTGGCCGCCCGGGGCGCGTCGTTGTTCCTGGTGGGCCGCAACGCCGAGCGGTTGGAAGCGGTGGCGAAGGATGCCCGGACGCGGGGGGCCACCCGGGTGGAGACCGAGGCCCTGGACCTCGATGACCTCGCCCAGCACGAGGCGCTGGTGGAGCGCGCGGCGACGGCGCTCGGGGGCCTGGATGGAGCCCTGCTCGCCCATGGCATCCTCGGCAACCAGGAAGCCGCGCAGCGCTCGTACGCGGAGGCGGAGAAGGTGCTGCGGACGAACTTCCTGAGCGCCGTGTCCCTGCTGACGCCGCTGGCCAACCGCTTCGAGGCGCAGAAGGCGGGCACCCTGGTGGTCATCTCCTCGGTGGCGGGAGACCGGGGCCGGCAGAGCAACTACGTGTACGGAGCCTCCAAGGGGGCCCTGAGCGTGTTCCTCCAGGGGCTGCGCAACCGGCTGGCGCGCTCGGGGGTCGCGGTGGTGACGGTGAAGCCCGGCTTCGTGGACACGCCGATGACGGCCGACATCAAGAAGAACGCGCTCTTCGCCACGCCGGAGAAGGTGGCTCGCGGCATCGTCCGGGCCGCAGACTCGGGCAAGGACGAGGTGTACCTGCCCGGCTTCTGGGGCCCCATCATGTTCGCCATCCGCGGCATCCCCGAGCGCATCTTCAAACGCATGAAGCTGTGA